Proteins from one Gilliamella sp. ESL0443 genomic window:
- the thrS gene encoding threonine--tRNA ligase, with product MPIITLPDGSQRQFDKPVTVLEVAQSIGAGLAKACIAGRVNGERKDACDLIEQDSTLSIITSKDEDGLEIIRHSCAHLLGHAIKQLWPNTQMAIGPTIDNGFYYDVDLDHSLTQEDLDALEKRMHELAKKDYDVIKEVVSWERAREVFWERHEPYKIAILDENIPKDSTPALYHHEEYIDMCRGPHVPNMRFCHHFKLQKIAGAYWRGNSDNKMLQRIYGTAWADKKQLDSYLQFLEEAAKRDHRKIGKQLDLYHMQEEAPGMVFWHNDGWIIFRELEVFVRTKLKEYDYQEVKGPFMMDRVLWEKTGHWGNYKELMFVTSSENREYCIKPMNCPGHVQIFNQGLKSYRDLPLRMAEFGSCHRNEPSGSLHGLMRVRGFTQDDAHIFCTENQIRSEVNNCIKMVYDMYSTFGFKDITVKLSTRPEKRIGKDETWDLAEKDLAECLTENGIEFEYLPGEGAFYGPKIEFTLHDCLGRAWQCGTVQLDFMLPERLDATYVGEDNERHVPVMIHRAILGSMERFMGILTEDCAGFFPTWLAPLQVAVINITDNQADYAKQLTSQLQKVGIRAKADLRNEKIGFKIREHTLKRVPYMFVCGDKEMESGTISVRTRQGKDLGSFEVKHVIELLLNEIHSRSLEQMN from the coding sequence ATGCCAATTATTACTCTTCCTGACGGAAGTCAACGTCAATTTGATAAGCCTGTTACTGTTTTAGAAGTTGCTCAAAGTATTGGAGCTGGTCTTGCCAAAGCATGTATTGCTGGGCGAGTAAATGGTGAACGTAAAGATGCTTGTGATTTAATTGAGCAAGATTCAACTTTATCTATTATTACATCAAAAGATGAAGATGGGCTTGAAATAATTCGTCACTCTTGCGCTCATTTGTTAGGACATGCAATTAAACAACTTTGGCCAAATACGCAAATGGCAATTGGTCCAACGATTGATAACGGCTTTTATTACGATGTCGATTTAGATCACTCTCTAACTCAGGAAGATCTTGACGCTCTAGAAAAGCGTATGCATGAATTGGCTAAGAAAGATTATGATGTTATAAAAGAAGTAGTAAGTTGGGAACGTGCTAGAGAAGTATTCTGGGAGCGTCATGAACCATATAAAATTGCTATTTTAGATGAAAATATTCCAAAAGATTCTACTCCTGCACTTTATCACCATGAAGAATATATTGACATGTGCCGCGGGCCACATGTGCCAAATATGCGTTTTTGCCATCATTTTAAATTGCAAAAAATTGCTGGAGCATATTGGCGGGGTAATAGTGATAATAAAATGTTACAACGTATTTATGGCACAGCATGGGCTGATAAAAAACAACTTGATAGTTACTTACAATTTTTAGAAGAAGCAGCTAAGCGAGACCATCGTAAAATTGGTAAACAGCTAGATTTGTATCATATGCAGGAAGAAGCACCTGGTATGGTGTTTTGGCATAACGATGGTTGGATTATTTTCCGTGAACTTGAGGTTTTTGTTCGCACTAAACTAAAAGAATACGATTATCAAGAAGTGAAAGGTCCATTTATGATGGATCGGGTTTTATGGGAAAAAACAGGTCACTGGGGTAACTATAAAGAGTTGATGTTTGTTACTTCATCTGAAAATCGTGAATACTGTATTAAACCGATGAACTGCCCAGGGCATGTTCAAATTTTCAATCAAGGTTTAAAATCTTATCGTGATTTACCACTAAGAATGGCTGAGTTTGGTAGTTGTCACCGAAACGAACCGTCAGGCTCATTACATGGTTTAATGCGTGTTCGTGGTTTTACTCAAGATGATGCACATATCTTTTGTACTGAGAACCAAATCCGCAGTGAAGTTAATAACTGTATCAAAATGGTTTATGACATGTATAGCACATTTGGTTTCAAAGACATTACTGTTAAATTATCAACTCGTCCTGAAAAACGTATTGGTAAAGATGAAACTTGGGACTTAGCAGAGAAAGATTTAGCAGAGTGTTTAACTGAAAATGGTATTGAATTTGAGTATTTACCTGGTGAAGGTGCATTTTATGGGCCAAAAATTGAATTTACGCTTCATGATTGCTTAGGTCGTGCATGGCAATGTGGTACAGTCCAGCTAGACTTTATGTTACCAGAAAGATTAGATGCAACTTATGTAGGTGAAGATAATGAACGTCATGTTCCAGTTATGATTCACCGAGCGATTTTAGGTTCGATGGAACGTTTTATGGGAATTTTGACTGAAGATTGTGCAGGATTCTTCCCAACATGGTTAGCACCATTACAAGTTGCCGTTATCAATATTACCGATAATCAAGCTGATTATGCGAAACAATTAACCAGCCAATTACAAAAAGTTGGTATTAGAGCAAAAGCAGACTTGAGAAATGAGAAAATAGGGTTTAAAATTCGTGAGCATACTCTAAAACGTGTTCCTTATATGTTTGTTTGTGGAGACAAAGAAATGGAATCAGGAACAATTTCAGTTAGAACACGCCAAGGTAAAGATCTTGGTAGCTTTGAAGTGAAACATGTTATAGAATTATTGCTTAATGAAATTCATAGTCGTTCATTAGAACAGATGAATTAA
- the infC gene encoding translation initiation factor IF-3: MKVSKRIQSTRAHKINDEITAREVRLTGVDGEQLGIVSLDEALKQAEEATLDLVEISPNAEPPVCRIMDYGKFLYEKSKATKEQKKKQKVVQVKEIKFRPGTDEGDYQVKLRSLIRFLEDGDKAKVTLRFRGREMAHQQLGIEMLDRIKEDLADLAVIESYPTKIEGRQMIMVLAPKKK, encoded by the coding sequence ATTAAAGTCAGTAAGCGAATTCAGTCAACACGCGCGCACAAAATTAACGATGAGATTACAGCTCGCGAGGTGAGGTTAACCGGCGTCGATGGTGAACAGCTCGGTATTGTTAGCTTAGATGAAGCTTTAAAACAAGCTGAAGAAGCAACGTTGGATTTAGTTGAAATAAGTCCTAATGCAGAGCCACCTGTTTGTCGAATTATGGATTATGGCAAATTCCTCTATGAAAAGAGTAAAGCAACAAAAGAACAGAAGAAGAAGCAAAAGGTTGTTCAGGTTAAGGAAATTAAATTCCGACCTGGTACAGACGAAGGCGACTATCAGGTAAAACTCCGCAGCCTGATACGCTTTCTTGAAGATGGCGATAAAGCCAAAGTTACGTTGCGTTTTCGTGGACGTGAAATGGCTCACCAACAGTTAGGTATTGAAATGCTTGACCGCATTAAAGAAGACTTAGCTGATTTGGCGGTTATTGAATCTTATCCCACTAAGATTGAAGGTCGTCAAATGATTATGGTGTTAGCGCCGAAGAAAAAGTAA
- the rpmI gene encoding 50S ribosomal protein L35, whose amino-acid sequence MPKIKTVRGAAKRFKKTASGGFKHKQANKSHILTKKSTKRKRHLRGLTTVSKGDLGLVVACVPYA is encoded by the coding sequence ATGCCTAAAATTAAAACTGTAAGAGGCGCAGCAAAGCGCTTTAAAAAAACAGCTTCTGGTGGCTTTAAGCATAAACAAGCTAACAAGAGCCATATCCTAACTAAAAAATCAACTAAGCGTAAACGTCATTTACGTGGTTTGACTACTGTGTCAAAAGGCGATTTAGGTTTAGTAGTGGCGTGTGTTCCATACGCTTAA
- the rplT gene encoding 50S ribosomal protein L20: MARVKRGVIARARHKKILKQAKGYYGARSRVYRVAFQAVIKAGQYAYRDRRQRKRQFRQLWIVRINAAARQCGLSYSRFINGLKKASIEIDRKILADIAVFDKNAFAALVEKAKAAL; the protein is encoded by the coding sequence ATGGCTCGTGTTAAACGTGGTGTTATTGCTCGTGCACGTCACAAGAAAATTTTAAAACAAGCAAAAGGGTATTATGGTGCTCGTTCACGTGTATATCGTGTTGCTTTCCAAGCAGTAATTAAAGCAGGACAATATGCTTATCGTGACCGTCGTCAACGTAAACGTCAATTCCGTCAATTATGGATTGTACGTATCAATGCTGCTGCTCGTCAATGTGGTCTTTCTTATAGTCGTTTCATCAACGGTTTAAAGAAAGCTTCAATTGAAATCGATCGTAAGATCCTTGCAGATATTGCAGTATTTGATAAAAATGCGTTCGCTGCATTAGTTGAAAAGGCAAAAGCTGCACTTTAA
- the pheS gene encoding phenylalanine--tRNA ligase subunit alpha, protein MSQLVELVSNAKSAIENANDINAIEQIRVEYFGKKGYFTMQMASLRDVPADERPAVGQKINDAKQQVVELLNQKRDFLERQALNAKLANETIDITLPGKSLELGGLHPVTKTINRLVEFFGELGFVVETGPEIEDDYHNFDALNIPAHHPARADHDTFWFDAKRLLRTQTSTVQIRTMENQKPPIRIIAPGRTYRNDYDQTHTPMFHQMEGLLIDKNVSFTHLKGLLHDFLHCFFEDNMEIRFRPAYFPFTEPSAEVDIKAKNGKWLEVLGCGMVHPNVLRNVGIDPEIYNGFAFGMGIERLTMLRYGVTDLRSFFENDLRFLKQFN, encoded by the coding sequence ATGTCTCAATTAGTTGAACTGGTAAGCAATGCCAAATCCGCTATTGAAAATGCTAATGATATTAATGCCATAGAACAAATTCGAGTGGAATATTTTGGTAAAAAAGGCTATTTTACAATGCAGATGGCTTCTTTACGTGATGTTCCCGCTGATGAACGCCCCGCTGTAGGTCAGAAAATTAATGATGCTAAACAACAAGTTGTTGAGTTATTAAATCAGAAGCGTGACTTTTTAGAGCGTCAGGCTCTTAATGCAAAATTAGCAAATGAAACAATTGACATTACATTACCAGGTAAGTCGCTAGAATTAGGTGGTTTACATCCAGTTACTAAGACAATTAATCGTTTAGTTGAATTTTTTGGAGAACTGGGCTTTGTTGTTGAGACTGGACCAGAAATCGAGGACGATTATCATAACTTTGATGCATTAAATATTCCTGCTCATCATCCTGCACGTGCTGATCACGATACATTTTGGTTTGATGCAAAACGTTTATTACGCACACAAACTTCTACAGTTCAAATAAGAACAATGGAAAATCAAAAACCGCCAATCCGAATCATTGCTCCAGGTAGAACTTATCGTAATGATTATGATCAAACGCATACGCCAATGTTTCACCAAATGGAAGGGTTATTGATAGATAAAAATGTAAGTTTTACCCATTTGAAGGGGTTATTGCATGATTTTCTTCATTGTTTTTTTGAGGATAATATGGAAATTAGATTTAGACCTGCATATTTTCCATTTACAGAACCTTCAGCAGAAGTGGACATCAAGGCTAAGAATGGCAAATGGTTAGAAGTTTTAGGATGCGGTATGGTTCATCCTAATGTATTACGTAATGTTGGAATAGATCCTGAAATATATAATGGTTTTGCCTTTGGTATGGGAATTGAAAGGTTAACTATGTTGCGTTACGGTGTCACTGATTTGCGTTCTTTCTTTGAAAATGATTTACGTTTTTTAAAACAATTTAATTAA